From the genome of Nicotiana tabacum cultivar K326 chromosome 2, ASM71507v2, whole genome shotgun sequence:
agcctaacctcgacgaagtagtgacgaggctaaggcgggtcacttacattaacttgtacgcaataatagtaatagcaacaataataataacgggAATATTAGTAAGAccaataaataatattaataattgaaATCAACTCAACACTCACAATTCCTCAACTCGTTttcattgcggcatgcaactcgttccccaaatataaactttaaacaagtctgttgtggcgtgcaacccgatcccccaatatagacttttaaataagtctgttgcggcgtgcaatccgatcccccaatatagtaACTCTtatttccattgcggcgtgcaacccgctactccaatatattcatttatcaattcttataaaagaaattgccccaataaatataataattaatataaaattatatgacaacaagcatacaataattatgatttatttatgaaacaaacaatgacaagtagcaatttattgtagaaatcagggagaaaataggcagtttaatatttaatatgctaaatgtcaagtaaaatttaagacacataaatcaaataagcatgtaacaattattgcaggaattcaagaattaatatttgacaaagaatatgagagaaacaattattataacaattaattcatgtcttaaaataatttaagatatttaaataattaagcaaccaattaaattgacaaagtataggaactcgtcaccttgcctatacatcgttgcACATGAAATTTACATAGCAAATAATTtaggggttctattccctcaagttaaagttaaccacgatacttacctcgctttgcaaccaatattcaagaatccaataaacctttgtctCGCAAATTCGTGTctaaaatcctcaaatctagtcataagcaattcaatatactcaatataaattataggaattaattccatatgaatttattaattttccggattaaaatccaaattcatctcaaaaattatcagtagggcccacgtctcgaatctcggaaaaacttacgaaatccgaacactcgttccgagaggagtccaaccatacaaaaattaccaaaatccgatgtcaaatggaccttcaaatcttaattttttatttttagaaagttttacaaaaatttcaatttcttgcatctaaatccgaaataagtgatgaatatagacatggatttatgaaatataatcacttttggttatagaacacttacacacttcaaagtcgtgaaaatcccctttgaaatcgctcaaatccgagacttaaaattcaaaaatgagtaaaaattgcGACTTTCGAATTTATGAgttctgcccagtcattttcgcatctgcggataaaagttccgcatttgcgagacaaggcTCGTATTTGCGATGCCAGACTGCCAGGTGAAGTTTCGCATTTGCAGACATTCCTGTCGCACCTGCGATATCCGCTTCTGCACAAAActaccgcacctgcgaagactcCAGGCTAGCCTAGTCCCGCATCTGCGCAATTccgccgcacctgcgaccaagacactcgcaggtgcgattacatcagagacagaaatttccaaaatttgCTTAAGTTCACAATTCGATCCGATTTCGATCCAAATCACACTcagggtactcgggaccccgtccgaatataccaacaagtcccgtaacataatacggacttactcggggtctcaaatcatgtcaaacaacgctgaaattacaattcacacctcgattcgaacttttgagttttaaacttttcaatttgcaaatctcatgccaaaacatattaaatgaatccggaatgacttcaaatttggcacacaagtcataaatgacataacagagttattccaatttctagaatcgaattccgaccccggtatcaaaaagtcaattttgtagtcaaacttttggaaatctttagccttaaattactagttttcgttagatggccataacttgagctagagacctccaaattaaattctgagcatacgcccaagtcccaaattacgatacggacctaccggaactgtcaaaacactgatccgagtttgtttatttaaaatgttgaccaaagtcaactcagttgagttttaaggctctatttcacattttaatccatttttcacacaaacttttcgaaaaattatacggactgtgcacgcaagtcgatgaatgataaatagtgtttttcgaggtcttagaacacagaattaattatcaaatttaaagatgaccttttgggtcatcacaaaggtaatcatgtaggattcctaacgtgtgTTATATgttctaaaactaataggattataaggctaatatctagaattacGGTTATctccttttattgtgagttattatgcttaatattataagattatttttgtaaaccgacattgtattcatgtttttataataaatatagatataggtagatagataaatatataaatagatagatagatagatatagatatagatagattaaTTTATTAACTTTCATTTTCATAAAGACAAAGATTAATTATCGTTGATTTCCTTTTCACCTTCTAATAAATTAAAAGGTACTGATCAAAGCATCACGGCCTTTTTGGATGAGCCGAAACCTAATTTGTAAAACGACACAACATTTTTAATAGGAAATATTATGTTACAATCTTTTGCTAATACCCAATAGTATTCCAATTTAGTTAACCAAAATACTAAAAGAAAACCTAACGTGTTCCTAAAGGTATTAGGTTTACATGCTAACACGTAGTATTATATGTCTATGCCCGAAAGCAAGTATACTAATAGGACTCCTAAAAATAATCATGTAGGATTACTAACGTGTGATATATGTCCtgaaactaataggattataagactaatatctagaattccggttatgtccttttattgtgagttattatatttaatattataagattatttttgtaaaccgacataTATAAGTGTAAACTAACGGTACTTTATTTCTAGAAAAACAGACATAAGAATGTCTATTGGTACTAGGATATGGTATAAAACAGTAACAAACTTTATAAATAACACAAAAATTACGAAATTCATACTTTAAATTAACATCCTCAATTAATGAAGAGAAGGACTGCtacatttttatttcttttttcttctttcttttcctttctgcacTCTTAAACCATGGAGGAGAAAGAGTCATTTTTTGTCTTTCATCTTACTTTCTCCAGCTTCCAAACGAAGCAATATCCAAGATATTTCCTCCATTTATATAATTGAATGACTTAATCctggccaaaaaaaaaaaaaccattcTGTACGAGCTCGGAATCCAAAGAATACGCAAATCAACCAATTGTTATTGTAAGTGCAAAGTACACTGTCCTTATGGATTAACATATCACAAATACAAAACATACAATATTTCAGCTCAAAGCTATGACCACAATCAAGAAGACAACacatgaaatgcatgaaagaCAGACGACGACTGAACAACAACAACGACACTtcaatcccaaacaagttggggacAGACAACTATTCAAGAATTATTATAACACCTAGTAGAAGTTTCTTATCCATGGTACAATACCAGCATCATACAGTTTGATTCATTGAAGACCTGCACCAATTGCAAAGAATCAATTTTCCTTTTCTTAATTAAATACTTTGTAGTAGTAGGTtaccaaagaaaaatatgaaaccATGCCAACAAATGTTAGTGAATCTTCATTGCAGCCCTCAGGTTAAGCAACAAACGggaaaagaaaaaccaaaagggAAAAACAAATTGCAAAAGAGGAAAAATCCAGTAGGTAATTCGTAAACATCTATGTCATATTGCTAATTTATAAAGCTTGCCAGGGGAACGGCTATGCATAAGCTTGTTACTGTGTTATGTAAAACTGCATTATAGTTTTTCTTTTTCACAGACTGCTTTTATACAGAATCTCAAGATTTGATGGTGACTAATACTACTTTGAATGTAATATAGATTGTGATTTGTCAGTTCTTTTATATTAGTATATGGAAGTTAGAGAACACTTAGAAAATTGATTTCAGGAGTTACGATTACAAATATAAAGTGCCAAGGGGAATAGCTGAGCATCACCATCCACATTTCTGGCTCAGTTTTAATTAACTGTTATCAGACTGCAATTTGAGGCAGGAACTGGGTGGTTTGAACTTGTTAGAATTCATAGTTAGTTAATATTCTTTTTTGCCCCCTATTGGCttctaattttggattttaaggACCACTTTTGGTGATTAGCATTGCAATGCACGGATGGAAATCCCTGTTCCTATTCAACTTATATTGTATGGATGTGGACAATGGATAGCAGATGAGGGGGTTGCGACAATCACTAGAAACATGAAATAGAAATTAAAACCAATCTAAATAAGGTCAAGGAAAGATTTAACTGACCTCTCAAGGAAGCTGCACATCCAGTTGCAATCAGAGATCGGGAGGGAATATAGAGAGCTTGAACCCATTGTTGTTATTAGTCCCTTTTTGAGTTTGCTTGTCTTTTTTGGCTCGTATATCCCGTGCAGATATTGCTGCTGTTTTGGTGGAGTTTTGCAACTCCATCACTTGGAAGCTGCGTATATCAGCCAGGCCAATGGGGATTTCCTTAAGCTTATCGCAGCAGATGAGAACAAGATGCTTAAGTCTTGGAAAGTGATCAGCTGATGCTTTCCAAGAAACTAAGTCTGTCCTTTCAATCCACAACACCAGTAGGGAACAAAAACCTCCAACTGACTCCCAGCATTCTCCCATAAACCCATTTTCTATCAGCTTCAGGACTTCAAGGTGTTCCAACTGCCCCAATATAGACATATCATTCCACTCCAGCCAGGTATCTACTAAAGACAGCTTCCTCAACTTCGTGGGAAATATATATGAGGGTGGAAGGCGTAACCCTTTTCCTGTTTGACTACTATCATTTATCAGCTTCAAGTTTTCAAGGTATTCTAGCTTCTTCACATTTTTTAACAATGACTTATTAGGCTCAAGAAGCACAGCTATTTTCCCACGGATGCCCAGCTTTTTCAGGTTTGGAGTCCTTGCAAACACTTCTTCTGTGCAGCTTTCGGGAGCAATGGTGGAGAGAGTTTGCAGGCTTTGATTTACCAAAGGAACTTTACTACTTCTTGGGGTCACAGGAACAGGCAATTTGGCAGAAGAGTTAGTGTGCAGATGCCTTAGTCGTGCCATATTCCATATGTTTGCTTGGATATCAAGAGAGCGTTGTTGCGTGTTAATTATGAGTGTTTGGATGTTCCACAGTTCTCCAATGTGTTTAGGAATGATCTTGATTGTGTCAGATGAGAAAGCAATATACCTCAAATGATATAACTGGAAAAACTCCTTGGAGAAGCGACTGAAGTTGATGGACTCGACATCAAAAACCCTCAGCAACGGAAAGCCTTTTGGTATGGTTGGGATGTCGACAGATGGCATCTCAAtcttttttaaagaaaaagataagaatGACCTGACATGTTCACCTGAGGGTTTTGTAGAGATAAATTCCAAAACTGAGGAATGAATGCATAAGCGACGGTAGGTGGCTAGTTCCCGTTTTCCTGGGAAATATTGCTCAGCACCTAGTTTTATTTCTTGGAAAAGATTTTCTTCCTTCATCGCCTCTTGTCTGCAAAACTCGTGCAACATGTCATGAAGACGACATGTTTTGATTTGACCATCAGATGTTCTTTGCATTACCATCACTAGATTCCTGTTGATGAGATCATTCAAGTTATCCTCTGCTTTACACTCAAGGGATAAGTGGCCTTTATACTGTATGAACCCTTCTGCGATCCACAAACGGATTAACTTCCAAGCAGGGATCTCAAAGCCTCCGGGAAATGCACCACAATATAAAAAACATGCTTTCAAGTCGTAAGGCAAGCGATCATAACTCATTTGCACCAATTTGTTACAATTCTCAAGCTGGTCTTTATTTATAAGGTGTTCACCCACACTCTGATCCACTTGTTTCCACTCTCTTGATGTCTTACCTTTCCCAATTAGTGCTCCTGCAATAACAACAATCGCAAGGGGTAGTCCATTACATTTTTTGGCTATGCTCTTTCCAGATAGTTCCAATTCAGGAGGACATTTATCTTTATGGAAAACTTTCTTCTCCAGTAAAATCCAACTTTCATCTTCAGTCAGAAATTTTAAATCATGAGGTATACCAATGCACTGCTTGCATTGCTTAGCAACTTTGCTGTCTCGAGTGGTCAACAATATTCTattggatttgttgttgttgtttgggaAAGCTATTCTGATACGTTCCCAAGCGTCAGGAGACCATACATCATCCAAGACAATCAAGTATTTTCCTCCCTTGCCCAAAAAATCTTGTATTTCATCAGCTAAATCCTCCTCACACATACCATGGTATTGTTTGGTATTTCGAGTGAATTTGCTGATGATGTTGAGAAATAATTCTCTTCTCCTGTATGATTGAGAAACATAAACCCAAATGCGAGTAAAAAACTCGTACCCGATTTTAGGATGCTTGTAAATCTTATTTGCTAGTGTCGTTTTGCCGAGACCAGGCATTCCAACAACTGGAACAACTTCTAGACCATCTGATCCTCCAAGAAGACGGTTGATTACTTTATCTGCTTCCTCTTCAAATCCCACCACATCATCTTCCTCTACCACTGGAGGCTTTCAAAATAGCCGAGTTAAAGATTagatatatgaatttcaaaaaacGGCGGCAGTCAAAACATTATATTACGTATTTGTACAAGTACAAAAGAATAGGTGCTTCTGTCTTAACGTAATAGTTAGTTGGTGAAGTAATAGGCCCAACAAAGGATTCTCAATCAGATAGAACAGTGACATTACAACGTTATAATGTTGTCAATGTTAATAAATTGCATTGCGTTTTAGGAGGGGCATCTACATATAATGTTTTAGTCGTTAATCAATAGTGTTACATGTCCTGCCGCTTTCCTAGAAAGGCAATGTCATATTACAGAGTTATATTGTACCATTGAATTTACCTCTTTTGTCTAGATATTAACAGAATTGTTAACAAAATTGAGTGGTAGTTGTAGATGATGATTCAATTCTGACTAGATTATTCATTTTCCCCTTTCCCCAATcaccaaaaaaaaaagtcttaAATAGTCCATAAAGTTACATTTGGATGGTAGTTAATCCAACAAATCAATTTGTGTTCCTTAATAACGCATCTACTTGTTGTTAACAACTACATATATCTCAAACACAATTATTAGGATTTAGGAGCAGAATGTGGTGTGATACCTTTCGTTCTTCGACATATCTGGCAGATTGATCTTCATCTTGAAGGGCCTGAAGGCCATGGGAATTATTGAGACGGATTTCTTTGACTTTGTCTCTAATAGCTTTAATCTCCCCTGCTACATCATACACTCTTTTATAATGCTTAACATCCACAAACCTGCCAACACCTTTGTCCTTGTGAAGCTTAGCCTCAATCACAAACTTATCAATGGCATCTTCAGCAGAGTTGACGACAGTCTTAATTTTCTTCACCAATTCTTTATGGACATCGTTCTCACTGCGGGACTTGGAAGCTTGCTTGAGGAAAGCGTTGAATTCGTTGAGATCTTGAAGCAGACTCTCAGCCTCATCCTTAACCCCAATAATCAGCTCCGCATTGTCCCTCAGCAGCTGCATCAAGTTCTCCACCAGAAATTCCACCGCAACGTTCGCCATGTCGATCGATCAAAGAAATTAAGAAGCTTTAGCAGAGCAGAGACTTTTTAAGTGCAAATGAGTGGTGTTGACTCCACCAACTTGTTAAGACAAAGTCATTCTTTTGTCGTCTTCgcttttttctgatttttatatTCTCCACCATCATCGATGCattaaaaaaggaataaaaaagagAAACTATCGACCCAATGTATATAAGCAAAAACGTATTTAGGGAAATATCGTTTGTTTTTTTACTTAGTACAATAATTACAAGTTTATAGTATTTGCTGAGTTGCCACAGCTCGTGTCTTCGACGCAATTGCTGGAATAATTAGGTTATAGCATGTTTGCCTAAGCTTTTTTCGGTcaaaagtatttttatttttttgccaaaagtacttttttcaaaaaattgaggtgtttggtcaagcttttagatggaaaaaaaatatttttgaggagaagcagaagcacaaaaaagtagtttctctccaaaagtatttttgtgagaagcacttttgagaaaaatacacttagaaacagtttttaaaagtttggccaaacacaaattaatgctcaaaagtacttctcaaattaattagtcaaacacaaactgcttatCACCAACTTTTGAGTAaattacttctcaaaataagccgattttagaagcttggccaaataggctattagTACTATTGGGCAATTTTGTCAAAGAGCCATTTTTTGTGCATTTAGTATTTTGCCCATTCTTATTTACCTTGGCGGTGGCCACGCTGACGCGCCACATTCATAGGGAGATGCCTTGGTGTATGTTATTTACGGATGATATTGTTTTGATTGGCGAGACGCGAGGTGGAGTTAACGTGAgactagaggtttggagacaaaccCCGGAGTCTaaagtttcaagttgagtaggaccaagactgaatacttggagtgcaagttcagtgacgAAACTGAGGGTGTGGACGTGGAAGTGAGACTTGATTAAGGGTGTCTAACGGGTCGGGTGGACCCGGTTCCGGACCGGCCCAGACCGATTTAAGACCGGACCGGTATGTAAGGGGGCGGGCAGGGCTGGGTTTGGATGGGTAACATATTGTGCCGGTAGTTTCGAAGTACCGGTTAACCGGACCGGCCCAGGCCGGTTCAACGGcaatttcagaat
Proteins encoded in this window:
- the LOC107792680 gene encoding putative late blight resistance protein homolog R1A-3 codes for the protein MANVAVEFLVENLMQLLRDNAELIIGVKDEAESLLQDLNEFNAFLKQASKSRSENDVHKELVKKIKTVVNSAEDAIDKFVIEAKLHKDKGVGRFVDVKHYKRVYDVAGEIKAIRDKVKEIRLNNSHGLQALQDEDQSARYVEERKPPVVEEDDVVGFEEEADKVINRLLGGSDGLEVVPVVGMPGLGKTTLANKIYKHPKIGYEFFTRIWVYVSQSYRRRELFLNIISKFTRNTKQYHGMCEEDLADEIQDFLGKGGKYLIVLDDVWSPDAWERIRIAFPNNNNKSNRILLTTRDSKVAKQCKQCIGIPHDLKFLTEDESWILLEKKVFHKDKCPPELELSGKSIAKKCNGLPLAIVVIAGALIGKGKTSREWKQVDQSVGEHLINKDQLENCNKLVQMSYDRLPYDLKACFLYCGAFPGGFEIPAWKLIRLWIAEGFIQYKGHLSLECKAEDNLNDLINRNLVMVMQRTSDGQIKTCRLHDMLHEFCRQEAMKEENLFQEIKLGAEQYFPGKRELATYRRLCIHSSVLEFISTKPSGEHVRSFLSFSLKKIEMPSVDIPTIPKGFPLLRVFDVESINFSRFSKEFFQLYHLRYIAFSSDTIKIIPKHIGELWNIQTLIINTQQRSLDIQANIWNMARLRHLHTNSSAKLPVPVTPRSSKVPLVNQSLQTLSTIAPESCTEEVFARTPNLKKLGIRGKIAVLLEPNKSLLKNVKKLEYLENLKLINDSSQTGKGLRLPPSYIFPTKLRKLSLVDTWLEWNDMSILGQLEHLEVLKLIENGFMGECWESVGGFCSLLVLWIERTDLVSWKASADHFPRLKHLVLICCDKLKEIPIGLADIRSFQVMELQNSTKTAAISARDIRAKKDKQTQKGTNNNNGFKLSIFPPDL